GATTATTGGAGCAGCGGCAGCCGCATCTGCCTTTGCAATAATGAGTCATGCGTAAATGCACATCAGCTAAATATGAATCCTGAGACCTTACACGTATTTATGGTAAAgctttcagtcggatttattttcgctattaaaatgaaaataatgcaTAAGGGCTTTCagaatatttcagttttgaaCGCACTTcctgaaaacaaatgaaagccACACCTACTCTGTGATCTACTAATACAAAGCAAACTTTCATTTCAGTTTAGAAGCGGCGTAGGACCTCAACACTTGTTTCTCAAACTCTGAAAAGATTTTTCACAACCATGAAAGTCCTTCTACTTGCATTGGTGGTCCTGATCCATGGCACTAAtggtaaatatgtttatttttatgcataAATGCTTGATGTTGTTTATTCGTTTTGACTTATGATTGTGGGTTTAATCTCTAAAAAAGCCTATAAGTCTGTGTTGTTTTATAAGGATCCTCGTTTGCCATTGTCTTAAGAAATCATTTCTCTAGAGGAGACACTTTGTTTTCTCTTCTGGCCCGTTCAGACAAAAACAGGAACTTGTTGCTAGGATTACCTAGAGACTCTGAATATGTACATCTTTTATGTACACAAAGCATATTGTTTGGTTCATCACAGAAGACAATTATGCAAAATCTTGTCCAGCTATCTGAGCCTAACAGAGAAAACTTACAATCGCTGAAAACTGGTAGAACCTGTTTCTGGTCATGTTATCATCAACAGGATGCGTGTTTCAACAGGAGTATTGCAGCTTGTTATTAAGTGAAGCCGGAAAGGTGATATGATCGTCATTGTGTGAACAGGGCTTCTACCCATACATGTGGTAAACATTAAGCTGTATATCTCTTATTTGTGTCCATACGCAGCAACTTTGATCATCAAAGGCCCAACTGAGTCGATTCTGGAGGGTGAGTCAGTGACACTGGAATGCCTGTATACAGACTCTGACCTCAATGTCAGCCAGGTCCACTTCGAGTACCTTCCTCCGGTGAGTCCTGAGTTTGAGTGGGTGGACATGACATGACCACATTTGGGCCCCCCTAGATTTAAGGGGAAAAACTGGACCTTGGAAATATGTGGTTGTGGTGTTACAGGCAATGTCTGTAATTATTGTTACTAAAACTGTAAGTTCAAAAATATAGTGACTCATAAAATTAGGGTCAGCCTAAGGTATAGACAAATTTTGAATTGTTTAGGGACTCCTGCAAAGAAAACCCTCAGAATTTAAAGGTTATATTAATAGAATTATATATGAATGCTAATTTAACCATTTCTGCCGCATGTGTCTGAGCTGAGGGAACATTTAATGCACACTGTAACTGTTTGTAAGTGAAtctactttttttctttactgtggTAACTTTTGATCAAAACAGTTatcttttccatcatttttgacTCTCTCAGGTCtgtaattttgaattgaattcaattgaactagtaaagttgctatctctttctACATGgaagtcagatttttttttatttccaagttggaaatacactatattgccaaattTGTCTATCTGCTTTTACATGTATATTAACTTTGATGagatcctattcttaatctttaaccattctgtaaacatcttccacaatgTTTAgtagtgtgttcatagttagatgagaaaaccagaattgcagcctccactctaattcatcccaaaggtgatgaggtcaggactctgtgcagaccagtcaagtttctccacacctgcagccatggaagtgattctAACATGGGAAATCagtgatttggtggtgtgacccagaacttttggcaatatagtgtgtgGCAAGAACGGCACCTAAAGTTGGAATTTCTAATGGGGTAGTTGGAGCTCTCTGAGGAGCTCTAAATTCATATAGGCATATTGGCTTCATATTGGATTCATATTGGCCTTTTTGCATTTAGTATACAGGGAAATGTACAGGTGAACACCATTTATCAGTACATCTGATGGTCTGCATTCCATTACACCAAAGGCACACATAGGATTATAAAATATCTGTATTGGAAcatgttctttttgtgtttgaaaacattaaaacgacaagcacatttttaaagatttttattacTAATTGTAATTACTACCACAACAATTAGCAAATCCCACTGTTTTCCAACTTGCAATTTGAATGTGCTCTACTCTAGTGAATTTTAGATGCCAGCTATGCCTTCCAAGACAAATTAAATGCACCATAATTTCCCCACTTGTATTTTGAGCTTAGGGCCTCATACAACCTTGGCCCTGCGTGATTTTATTCAAGAATTGTTTTTCATTGTAGACCGATTGTGTGAAGTGTATCACCATGTAAAAGTTCACTGAACTGAGCACAGTCACATGATTTGATATTGAAAACAAGCTAATTTGTAAAGGTTCAGGTGTTCCCCTTTGTCATGGGAATTTCCAGATGGCGTAAAGTCTCATCCCACAGTTTTCACTTTACAGTAATGTGGTGCATTCATATTGCTTTTAGATTACAATCCAATTACCATAAAATATAGATTGgtatataaaatgtaaatacaagCAAAACACAGAGACGCAAGTATTGCACTATGCACTACTCCgaaaactttaaatttatttgaaaagaGTACGATGTTTATGTAAATGTGAATGATTCTTGACCAGTGCTTCTTTTTAATGCTTTAGAGAAATGGGAGAGGCATAGGCTGCTTTGCTCCATTTCTCACTCTTTAGCTTTCTGTAAGCTTAGGAGACATTCTGCTTTTAAGGCAAATTTTCATACAGGCCAGGgtctttttaaaaatctgctttctgctcagttttatgTTTCATAATGTGTCAAATGTTTTGATTGTTCACTGATGTGACATCCAGATATGCTTGTATAGTTCCTTTTACCACTGAACCGTTGTGGTTTAAAGTTCTCTAATATAAGTCACCGAGACAATATGGTTTCATATTATTACTGGAATTAAAAAGATATTTCTGGGTGGATCCAGATTTGGATTACTGCACAGCTGCTGTACGGTGTGTTTTGACATCCCCCCTCCCACACAGTCAAAAGGATGTGACATGTCAGTTTTCTGATGTCTTAACCTTTGCATCGAAATTACAGTCATCACCTGCATTCAGCAGATATATTTTGCTGTAATTTTCAGGACAATTATTATTGTGGTTCACTGCAGTCGAACAGAtgatagtgccttgcaaaagtattcacacctcttaggatcttttacattttctcacacTAAGCCCAACgtctttattgtatttattgggACATCATTtgagaaacaaacacaaagtataGTATAATaatgaagtggaaggacaatAATTTTGCTACAGCTGTGGCATCAAGTATTTTagatattttcttttcacatctagagactgaagttTTTGCCAAGTCATATTTACAAAATAGCCCAGTCAGATTGCATGGAGAGCATATTTGAATATGTGAATCAATATTCAAGCCTTTCCATAGATTCTTGtttggatttagttctggactttgaatagGCCATTCCAACTACTTTGTTCCAAactatttcattgtagctctggctatatgtttatGGTCTCAgctaaccagagcaccttctgccACAAATGTTATGTCCCATACATAGCTTGTGGAAAGCTGAAAGGAGACTTCTTATGGGCTTTTTTAAGCAATTTAACTTTCTTTGCAATTTTCCATGGAGGCCAGATTTGTGAcatgcacaactaatagttctCCCATCAATAGATTCTCCCCTGAGCTGCTGATGTcggcagctcatccagagtcatCATGGCCATTTTGTCATTAATGCTGTCCCTCCCTGGTCTGTCAGTTTAAGTGAAAGGTCATGTCTTGACAGATTGTGTGATActcttttcctttcctttcggAATGAACAGTGCcctttgagatgttcaaagttcaagatattgttttataatctaacctggctttaaaactatgtacaacTTTCTCGATGCTGTGTTCTTTGTCTACATAATCCTCATCATAACAACAAAATATACTAATATATCTTTGTGGTTGCTAGAGTGTTaagacttttgcaaggcactgtaggtaGTACATCTGAATTTACAAGTACTATTTATAGCAGTTTGATTATATTTTGAAAGCTAAATCCTCCTTGCCTcttttactttctttctttcctcagtATCAGTACTCAAAGACATTGTGGCGTAAAGTCTGGGGGTCCAACCTGGGTAGATGGTATTGCTATGGAGGAGACGATTTTTAcagcgaggaggaggagagtagcGGACGTCTGCATATTCCCTACCCAACAAGGTTTTCTGGAGTGCCCTTCCGCTGTGTGTCAGACAATGAAAACGCAACCGCCCCAGACAATGCGTCCGAGCCACTGACCTTCAAAGTCCAGTGTGAGTAACCTGGTTGCAATGGGAGGGTTGGTGTGTAGATGCAGTCTTCTTAAACAGTGAACATCAGTTacacttaaaataaaatttagcaCTTTATTTTGTCGATGTTTTACAGAAGTGAGATAAAGATCAAACTATTACGTGATGCAAATGGACTACTTGCAGTTTCACtcttaaaaaaggaaatggaGCAAACTAAGAGTTCTGTTTCTAACAAACACAGACACGTAACATCGTAACACAGACATTATTGGCTATATGACTAAACAGGAGGTGTCTAAAACATATTTACTCATGTTTGCAACTAGCAAGAAGAAAAGACGACGGATTCCTCACATTTGGAGTAGAAAAATGCATGAAGAattaacaacagaaaacacaaattttgAAGACTGCAGCAGAATTTACACTTAAAACAACATCACATAATAAAGATCCAATGCAAATGCTCCTACCTAAGAAAGGTGGAGTGATTTTCATTTTCTGCTCCATGGAAACGGGCAGACTTTGCTGGTTAGGCTCCAATTTGAAACTATAACACCAATGTGGGAGACTTGCATTAAGTATTTTTTGTGTAGCCGACCAGGATTTGTCCTCTCTCTGCTCAGTGGCCATCATATCGACAATGGCTGTTTGATCGGCTCTGCAGCCTCATGGGAGGaatcaataaaaagaaaagattagAATGAGCTACAAGATGGAAGGAGGCAGAAAGCTGGATGGACGTGGGCCATCTATTGAAATGGAAGAGAAAATGAGCCATTATTCACAACACTGCCTCTCTAAAGACTTTGATAAGATGAAGCCTATCATCGTTACTATTGATCACTCGTAACAGCCTGCATCTATTGGAGGCATTCATCGTTAAGGCCACATGCTCTCAGGTATTCTTAAAAGATCTGAGCTTTTTCCAAATGCTGCTGCTGAAGGGATATGTTCAGTCACATTGCAAACACTCAGACAGGTTGCCTCAACATGCATTAAATTAGTTGCATCATTAATACCTGATCAAGTTGTCTCATCTGCACTGCATTTCCAGACATGAGAGAACTGTCAATGTCTATGGAAGGCTACACCAGCTACCTGGGCGTCCCACAGGACCTAAAGGTACGACTCGGAGATGATGTAGAGCTGAAGTGCTCGGTGAGCTCGTCAGAGGAGCCAAGCTACTACTGGCAGAAAGAGGTGAGAAAGCTTTGGGTATGCGCACAGAGGTGGTGTCCTCATTATGCTTTTGGAAACTTGTCAGTCTCTCTCCTCCTATCTCTGGATGTGACCTCTTTATATTTCCTCACCAGGTCTCTGCCGGCCTCTTGGCTTTGTGCAAGCATTCTATTAATTGTCTCTCTTCTTCCAACacatctctctttctctccctgaCTTTCTCAAATCTCTTTATTCTCCCTTTGCTTgccatctctctctctatttCCTGAAAGAAAAGGGCTCTGTGTTTAAGTGACTGGTTGACTTAGTCTCACCTCTCACTGGGAATTGCAAGCTTGCCCACTTAACAGAGGATTAATGGTCTAATGAGGTCTAGACAAGGACCAGTCAACCTGAAAACAATTATGTGGATAgatttctaattatttttgcaGTGTTTGGTTAACTGGCATTGAATAATTCAGCTAGGCACTTCACTGAACTAAGAAAATGTTGCCAAAAGGAAATTAAGATGTCTCGTTTAAAATGCCAGAGTGACAATTGGCATGTAGAACAAGAACCTCTTTGACTAATAGTCAGTTGACATATAATACATGTTTGGTTTTAAAGGATAGgtgcatctaaataaattagaatatcaccaaaaaagtaaatttattatGTATTTCAAGCGTTTATTTTTGGTATTTTGATCATTATGGCTTATGTAAGACCAATAAAATAggatttttaatacataaaatagGATTTTTAATCCATAAACCTTGCCAGCAGAGGGAAACATGACATGCTCTAAAACGTCCTTGTAGATTACTTGGGACTTGGTAAAAAACAGTggaccagcagatgacattgcTCCTGGAATCATCACTGACCGTGATAACTTCACACTGCTCCTCAAGGAACTTCAATTCTGTGCCTATCTGCTCTTCCTCTATATTCTGGAACCTAGATTCCAATTAAATGCTTTGGACCAAGGAGATGTCTAGTCCCTTTTCCTAAATTAGACACTTCTGATGTTGTATTCATTTCAGGTCTTGCAAAAGGAATGTATCAGTTCTTAAAGCGCTGACTCCAGCCACAGGCCACACCTTGTAAATCTTCTTTAGACTCTGGAATAAGCTTtctttcacaatcctctcaattTTATGGTCACCCTGTTGCTTGTGTGCcttttttgccacactttttctttccaattaactttccattaatttgTTTAGCTACGAAATTCTGTGAGCAGTTAGCTTTCTTAGCAATCTCCTTGTTAAGAATGTCAGTGACTGCTAAGAAAAAGATGTGatgttctaattttctgagaagcaGGATtaaggttttcattagctgtaagccataatcatcaaaataaataccaataaatgcttgaaatatatcactctttTTGCAATGAATCTAGAtaatgtaagtttaattttttgtattaaatcaCTGAAATATATTACTGTACCTTTTCTATGATATTCCTATTTATTAAGCTGCATCTATACATTCAATATCAGCACTTCCTCTGCAAATACTATGTCTCCAAATCCTGCTTGGATATATTTGGGAAGGCAGATATGTTTGCAGTATCTTTcctcattttttgttttctttctcaatAAGTTGGCTCAGGGTTAATTCTTGTTAAAGAGTCACCACTAATCCGGGTTTTTAATGGATTTACAAGTCCAAATCTAATTCAGTGGACTTGCCATGGTGCTAATGCTGTTTGTCCTCTGCATGATCGCATATAGGGCTTTAAGGTTTTTGTCATAATCTGTCGCACAATGCTCTGCTGTCACTTCTAATGAAGAGTAATAATCTTGGAAAAGGTTGGTATGATATAGATCAGCTTTTAGAAAAGTCACATtcatagaaacaaaataaagtaatttaatGTCTCACTTCACATGTGATTGGAGGTATTTTTTCTGTAAACGTGCATAAAAAACCCTCTGTCTTTGACAAGAGGTGTTCCAGTTTGACAGACAGCCGGCGCGAGCGCTTTGGCCCCCAGAAATGACAGCAGGACAGAGGCAAGAACAGCACACTGCTTTTGGGTGCCAGTGGATTTGCATACAAAATGCTGCTTTGGCCAGACCTGGCCTTTATGGGAAATCCTCTTAATTCAGATCCATTCAAACTAAAATGCACTTTCCTGGCAGGAACCGTATCTCCCAAGAGCCAAGTCATTTGCATggtgtaatgttttttctttgttgtttttattttttttttcaccacactCTTCCACATTCATTTGTCTTCCAATTCTTGCGTTTGGCTTATTATTTGTTTCTCCCCATGTTAGGCTCTACCTCATAATAGGGCTGCTATATCTGTGTCAACAATTCATCCTGCTCCCCTGCCATCTCATTATGTGTTGTGTTAACAGGGAGCTTTTGCAGCATCATTCTtcgcagatgatgctgttatcTGGGTTATTGACTTGTGTTGATGCAAGTTCACTCTTTGGGATTACTGCTGAAATAAATAGACTTTTTATTTAAGACTTTTGGGACTTCTCCCTGAAGACATTGCACTAGCagaattttttgtttctctgtctcCATCAGAAAGTCTCCATATTTCTTACAATCTTGGTCTAATTTACCGTGTCCCACTGCTCCTCCCTCTGCAGAATACCAAAAATAACTCCATTCTTTTCAGTTCctttgtgttttccttttgaTTTGACTCAAAGTTTGTGTTTGGTGTCT
This genomic stretch from Girardinichthys multiradiatus isolate DD_20200921_A chromosome 3, DD_fGirMul_XY1, whole genome shotgun sequence harbors:
- the si:ch211-79k12.1 gene encoding uncharacterized protein si:ch211-79k12.1, whose amino-acid sequence is MKVLLLALVVLIHGTNATLIIKGPTESILEGESVTLECLYTDSDLNVSQVHFEYLPPYQYSKTLWRKVWGSNLGRWYCYGGDDFYSEEEESSGRLHIPYPTRFSGVPFRCVSDNENATAPDNASEPLTFKVQYMRELSMSMEGYTSYLGVPQDLKVRLGDDVELKCSVSSSEEPSYYWQKEGNDWILPSSTLTLKKVSTMDEGKYTCMAEHPSVKSLTKKRTISITLLPEDAAWYETTNGRLWLMTSAGAASLLVFILSVSVFLCRRAKRIRTSKGPIDDHSQKKPIYKSSAESLPSTCADKQPLV